In Acidobacteriota bacterium, the genomic window CCGATCCGGCGGCGACGGGACGACCTCCCATTGCAGCTGTCCGCGGGGCAGCGCCGGATCTGGCTTATGGGACAGATGGATCCCAGCGGTCATGCCTTCAATGTCGCCGCCGGTTTGCGATTGCGCGGGCCGCTGGCTCTGGACGCCCTGCGCGGAGCCCTACAGCGGGTGGTGGCCCGCCACGAGGCCCTACGCCTGCGCTTCCGGGATTCCGGTTCGGTGCCCGCCATGGTGGTGCAGGACGCCGAGGCGGTGGCGCTGCCGGTGGAGGACCTGTCGTCGGAAGCGGAGCCAGAGCGCG contains:
- a CDS encoding condensation domain-containing protein; the protein is MGNPEPSLRDLSPEELELLHRRLAEKRKGSSPPTAKNPIRRRRDDLPLQLSAGQRRIWLMGQMDPSGHAFNVAAGLRLRGPLALDALRGALQRVVARHEALRLRFRDSGSVPAMVVQDAEAVALPVEDLSSEAEPER